The following coding sequences lie in one Anoplolepis gracilipes chromosome 4, ASM4749672v1, whole genome shotgun sequence genomic window:
- the Para gene encoding sodium voltage-gated channel paralytic isoform X21, with amino-acid sequence MSEDSDSISEEERSLFRPFTRESLAAIEARIAEEEARQRELQQRRAEGEVRYDDEDEDEGPQPDPMFEQGGPIPVRMHNDFPPELASTPLEDIDSFYHNQRTFVVISKGKDIFRFSATDAMWMLDPFNPIRRVAIYILVHPLFSLFIITTILVNCILMIMPTTPTIESTEVIFTGIYTFESAVKVMARGFILQPFTYLRDAWNWLDFVVIALAYVTMGIDLGNLAALRTFRVLRALKTVAIVPGLKTIVGAVIESVKNLRDVIILTMFSLSVFALMGLQIYMGVLTQKCIKNFPEDGSWGNFTAENWERFNSNSSNWYVDEAKNMPLCGNSSGAGQCLPGYTCLQGYGENPNYGYTSFDTFGWALLSAFRLMTQDYWENLYQLVLRSAGPWHMLFFIVIIFLGSFYLVNLILAIVAMSYDELQKKAEEEEAAEEEAMREAEEAALAKENKAAAKEAAREAAAAAREAAAVAAEQIVKSPSDFSCHSYELFVGQEKGNDDNNKEKMSIRSIESVSDQRHIKQINNNHSAANKVRKVSAASLSLPGSPFNLRRSSRGSHQFTIRNGRGRCFVPPGGDRKPLVLSTYLDAQEHLPYADDSNAVTPMSEENGTIVVPVYYANLGSRHSSYTSHASRLSYTSHGDLAFPGIRGIDSIGKQITKQEQILRNRTNKQTTPANGHVTDTNQKSYHFETDLEDPMGKTKQQDNPFIEPSQQHTVVDMKDVMVLNDIIEQAAGRQSQTPEQGVSTYYFPTDDDEEGPTFKDKLLAGMFRCIDIFCVWDCCWLWLEFQKYVSLLVFDPFVELFITLCIVVNTLFMALDHHDMDKDMERVLKSGNYFFTATFGIEATLKLIAMSPKYYFQEGWNIFDFIIVALSLLELGLEGVQGLSVLRSFRLLRVFKLAKSWPTLNLLISIMGRTVGALGNLTFVLCIIIFIFAVMGMQLFGKNYIDNVHYFPDEELPRWNFTDFMHSFMIVFRVLCGEWIESMWDCMLVGDVSCIPFFLATVVIGNLVVLNLFLALLLSNFGSSNLSAPTADNDTNKIAEAIDRIARFIKWIKRNILYIAKLMRAKLTNQISDQAPGEGPSNSWKEDLADGELDAYRDKKSAKELNQLEVAIGDGMEFTIHGDLKNKLKRGKLCMNNTKVIANSINHHDYRLDNDYINQNEDDTISNKSYGSHKNRAFKDESHKGSMDSLNGEEKKDASKEDLEQEEDLEDEGEEGDELDVDIIHADEDPIQSNYPSDCCPENCYKKFPFLAGDDDAPFWQGWANLRLKTFRLIENKYFETAVITMILLSSLALALEDVHLQQRPVLQDILYYMDRIFTVIFFLEMLIKWLALGFRKYFTNAWCWLDFIIVMVSLINFVASLCGAGGIQAFKTMRTLRALRPLRAMSRMQGMRVVVNALVQAIPSIFNVLLVCLIFWLIFAIMGVQLFAGKYYKCVDVNKTTLSYEIIPDRNACFAENYTWENSPMNFDHVGKAYLCLFQVATFKGWIQIMNDAIDSREVGKQPIRETNIYMYLYFVFFIIFGSFFTLNLFIGVIIDNFNEQKKKAGGSLEMFMTEDQKKYYNAMKKMGNKKPLKAIPRPRWRPQAIVFEIVTDKKFDMIIMLFIGLNMLTMTLDHYQQTATFSNVLDYLNMIFIVIFTSECLMKIFALRYHYFKEPWNLFDFVVVILSILGLVLSDIIEKYFVSPTLLRVVRVAKVGRVLRLVKGAKGIRTLLFALAMSLPALFNICLLLFLVMFIFAIFGMSFFMHVKDKSGLDDVYNFKTFGQSMILLFQMSTSAGWDGVLDGIINEEDCQEPNNEIGYPGNCGSSTIGIAYLLSYLVISFLIVINMYIAVILENYSQATEDVQEGLTDDDYDMYYEIWQQFDPDGTQYIRYDQLSEFLDVLEPPLQIHKPNKYKIVSMDIPICKGDLMFCVDILDALTKDFFARKGNPIEETGDLGEVQARPDEVGYEPVSSTLWRQREEYCARLIQNAWRKHKQQRLGGPSEESDDPDTDLCVRQTKVLVESDGYVTKNGHRVVIHSRSPSVTSRTADV; translated from the exons GTACGATAtgacgacgaggacgaggacgaagGTCCTCAGCCGGATCCGATGTTCGAGCAGGGAGGGCCGATTCCGGTCCGAATGCACAACGACTTTCCACCCGAGTTGGCCTCCACACCTCTCGAGGATATCGATAGCTTCTACCACAATCAAAGG ACCTTCGTCGTCATTAGCAAAGGAAAGGACATATTCAGGTTTTCAGCAACGGACGCGATGTGGATGCTCGATCCGTTCAACCCAATACGGCGTGTGGCCATTTACATATTGGTTCACCCGCTCTTTTCCCTTTTCATCATCACCACGATATTGGTTAACTGTATACTTATGATCATGCCCACTACGCCCACCATCGAGTCCACCGA AGTGATATTTACGGGCATCTACACATTTGAGTCCGCCGTTAAGGTGATGGCGAGGGGTTTCATTCTGCAGCCTTTTACCTATCTTAGAGATGCATGGAATTGGCTCGACTTCGTAGTTATAGCTTTAGC TTATGTGACGATGGGCATAGATCTAGGCAACCTTGCCGCTCTCAGGACATTTCGAGTCCTCCGAGCCTTGAAGACTGTCGCTATTGTACCAG GTCTGAAAACCATTGTCGGCGCTGTGATAGAATCCGTGAAGAACCTGCGCGATGTGATAATCCTGACGATGTTCTCCCTCTCCGTCTTTGCGCTTATGGGCCTTCAGATTTACATGGGGGTCCTCACGCAAAAGTGTATAAAAAACTTTCCTGAGGACGGCTCCTGGGGTAATTTCACCGCCGAGAATTGGGAGCGATTCAATAGTAACTCAA GTAATTGGTACGTGGACGAGGCCAAAAATATGCCCTTATGCGGAAATTCATCGGGGGCGGG GCAGTGCCTTCCCGGCTACACGTGTTTACAAGGATATGGCGAGAATCCGAATTACGGTTACACGAGCTTCGATACTTTCGGCTGGGCGTTGCTCTCCGCTTTCCGTCTCATGACTCAGGATTATTGGGAAAATCTGTATCAACTGGTATTGAGATCAGCTGGACCGTGGCACATGCTCTTCTTCATCGTCATCATCTTCCTCGGATCCTTCTATCTCGTCAACTTGATTCTCGCTATTGTCGCGATGTCGTACGACGAGTTGCAAAAGAAGGCCGAAGAGGAAGAGGCTGCCGAGGAAGAAGCTATGAGA GAAGCCGAGGAAGCTGCACTGGCGAAGGAGAACAAGGCTGCAGCAAAAGAGGCAGCACGAGAGGCCGCCGCAGCCGCGAGGGAAGCCGCAGCGGTGGCTGCCGAACAGATTGTCAAGTCCCCATCGGATTTTTCGTGTCACAGTTACGAGCTGTTCGTCGGCCAGGAGAAGGGTAACGACGACAACAACAAGGAGAAGATGAGCATACGTTCAATCGAGTCCGTCAGCGATCAGAGGCACATCAAGCAGATCAACAACAACCACAGCGCTGCCAATAAAGTGCGAAAAGTCAGCGCC GCGAGCCTGAGCCTACCCGGCTCACCGTTCAATCTGCGACGCAGCAGCCGTGGCAGCCACCAATTTACAATACGCAATGGTCGCGGTCGATGCTTCGTCCCCCCGGGCGGTGACCGGAAGCCCCTCGTGCTGTCAACGTACCTGGACGCCCAGGAGCATCTACCCTACGCCGACGACTCGAACGCGGTCACGCCTATGTCCGAGGAGAACGGCACGATCGTGGTGCCGGTGTACTATGCGAATCTCGGCTCCCGTCACTCGTCGTACACCTCCCACGCCTCGCGGCTCTCCTACACGTCCCACGGCGACCTGGCGTTCCCCGGTATCCGCGGCATCGACAGCATCGGCAAACAGATCACCAAGCAGGAGCAGATCCTCAGGAATCGCACCAACAAACAGACGACGCCTGCCAACGGCCATGTTACCGACACCAATCAGAAGTCCTATCACTTT GAAACCGATCTGGAGGATCCCATGGGCAAGACCAAGCAACAAGACAATCCGTTTATCGAGCCGTCTCAGCAGCACACGGTGGTCGACATGAAGG ACGTGATGGTGTTAAACGACATCATCGAGCAGGCTGCCGGTCGCCAGAGTCAGACGCCGGAGCAAGGAG TTTCGACCTATTACTTTCCGACAGACGACGATGAAGAAGGGCCTACGTTCAAGGACAAGTTATTGGCCGGAATGTTCCGTTGTATCGACATCTTTTGCGTCTGGGACTGCTGCTGGCTCTGGCTCGAGTTTCAAAAGTACGTGTCCTTGTTGGTCTTTGATCCGTTCGTAGAACTCTTCATCACGCTCTGCATCGTCGTCAATACGCTCTTCATGGCGTTGGATCACCACGATATGGACAAAGATATGGAGAGAGTTCTCAAATCTGGCAATTAC TTCTTCACCGCAACATTCGGTATCGAAGCCACTCTGAAGTTGATAGCGATGAgtccaaaatattattttcaagaagGCTGGAACATCTTTGACTTTATAATCGTCGCTCTTTCACTTCTGGAGTTGGGTCTGGAAGGTGTACAAGGTCTATCGGTATTACGATCATTCAGATTG CTAAGAGTGTTCAAGTTGGCTAAATCGTGGCCTACGCTGAATCTGCTAATCTCCATCATGGGCAGAACGGTGGGTGCGCTGGGTAATTTGACGTTCGTATTGTGCATCATTATCTTCATCTTCGCCGTGATGGGTATGCAGCTTTTCGGCAAGAATTACATCGACAACGTTCACTACTTCCCGGACGAGGAGTTGCCCAGATGGAACTTTACCGATTTCATGCACTCTTTCATGATCGTTTTCCGAGTACTATGCGGAGAGTGGATTGAGTCTATGTGGGATTGCATGCTGGTGGGCGATGTCTCTTGTATACCATTCTTCTTAGCTACCGTCGTCATCGGTAACTTGGTC GTCCTGAACCTCTTCTTAGCTCTGTTGCTCAGCAACTTTGGCTCGTCAAATCTGTCAGCCCCGACCGCGGACAACGACACGAACAAGATCGCGGAGGCGATCGATCGCATAGCGCGTTTCATTAAGTGGATCAAGCgaaatattctttacattGCTAAATTGATGCGAGCCAAACTCACCAATCAGATATCCGATCAGGCGCCAGGTGAGGGACCGTCCAACAGTTGGAAAGAAG ATCTTGCAGATGGCGAATTGGATGCGTACAGAGACAAGAAGAGCGCCAAAGAGCTCAACCAGCTTGAAGTAGCCATTGGCGATGGGATGGAGTTCACCATTCACG GAGATTTGAAGAACAAGCTGAAGAGAGGCAAGCTGTGCATGAACAATACAAAGGTTATCGCGAATTCAATTAATCACCACGATTATAGACTCGACAACGATTATATTAATCAGAACGAGGATGACACCATCAG TAATAAATCATACGGCAGCCACAAAAACCGGGCATTTAAGGACGAAAGTCACAAAGGCAGTATGGACTCGTTGAATGGCGAGGAGAAGAAAGATGCCAGCAAAGAAGATTTGGAGCAGGAAGAAG ATCTAGAAGACGAGGGCGAAGAAGGTGACGAGCTCGACGTCGACATCATACACGCGGACGAAGATCCCATTCAATCGAATTATCCTTCCGACTGCTGTCCGGAAAATTGCTACAAGAAATTCCCATTCCTGGCCGGTGATGACGACGCTCCGTTTTGGCAAGGTTGGGCGAACCTGCGATTAAAGACCTTCCGGCTGATCGAGAACAAGTACTTCGAGACTGCCGTCATCACCATGATCCTTCTGAGTAGCTTGGCCTTG GCTTTGGAGGACGTTCATCTGCAACAACGACCTGTCCTACAGGACATATTGTATTACATGGACCGAATATTCACTGTGATATTCTTCCTCGAGATGTTGATCAAGTGGCTGGCTCTAGGATTTAGGAAGTATTTCACAAACGCCTGGTGCTGGCTCGACTTCATCATCGTCATG GTATCGCTCATTAACTTCGTAGCGTCGCTCTGTGGCGCTGGCGGGATTCAAGCCTTCAAAACAATGCGGACCCTAAGGGCCCTAAGGCCGCTCAGGGCGATGTCTAGAATGCAGGGGATGCGG GTAGTCGTTAATGCCTTGGTCCAAGCCATTCCATCTATCTTCAACGTGTTGCTGGTATGCCTTATTTTCTGGCTTATATTCGCTATCATGGGAGTACAGCTATTCGCTGGCAAATATTACAAG TGCGTCGACGTGAACAAGACGACACTCAGCTACGAGATAATACCAGATCGGAACGCCTGCTTCGCAGAGAATTACACGTGGGAGAACTCACCAATGAATTTCGATCACGTCGGGAAAGCATATCTGTGCCTATTCCAAGTGGCGACTTTCAAAGGGTGGATCCAAATCATGAATGACGCGATCGATTCCAGGGAG gTCGGCAAGCAGCCGATTCGCGAAACAAACATTTACATGTACCTCTACTTCgtgtttttcattatatttggATCGTTTTTTACCCTCAACCTATTCATTGGTGTGATCATCGACAACTTTAACGAGCAAAAGAAGAAGGCTGGCGGATCCCTCGAGATGTTCATGACAGAAGATCAGAAGAAATATTACAACGCCATGAAGAAAATGGGCAATAAGAAGCCTCTGAAAGCCATTCCTCGACCGAgg TGGCGACCGCAGGCGATAGTGTTTGAAATAGTGACGGACAAAAAGTTCGATATGATAATCATGCTGTTCATTGGGCTAAACATGCTCACGATGACGTTGGACCATTATCAACAAACCGCAACGTTCAGCAATGTTCTGGACTATCTCAACATGATATTCATTGTGATATTCACCAGCGAGTGTCTCATGAAGATCTTCGCTCTGCGCTACCACTACTTCAAGGAGCCATGGAACCTCTTTGATTTTGTTGTTgttatattgtcaatattag GTCTGGTGCTCAGCgacattattgaaaaatatttcgtatcgCCGACTTTGCTTCGTGTAGTGAGAGTGGCGAAGGTCGGTCGTGTGCTTCGACTCGTGAAAGGTGCCAAGGGTATCCGAACTCTTCTCTTCGCCCTGGCGATGTCGTTGCCGGCCCTCTTTAATATTTGCCTACTGCTGTTTTTGGTGATGTTTATCTTCGCGATATTCGGAATGTCTTTCTTCATGCACGTCAAAGACAAGAGCGGACTCGACGACGTGTACAATTTCAAAACGTTTGGACAGTCCATGATACTGCTATTTCAG atGTCGACATCGGCCGGTTGGGACGGTGTTCTCGACGGTATAATAAACGAGGAGGACTGCCAGGAGCCGAACAACGAGATCGGCTACCCGGGCAACTGCGGCTCCTCGACGATCGGGATCGCTTATCTGCTCTCGTATCTCGTCATCAGCTTCCTGATCGTCATCAACATGTACATCGCCGTGATTCTCGAGAATTACTCGCAGGCCACCGAAGACGTGCAGGAGGGCCTGACGGACGACGACTATGACATGTACTACGAGATTTGGCAGCAGTTCGATCCGGACGGCACGCAGTACATCAGATACGACCAGCTGTCGGAGTTTCTTGATGTATTGGAACCCCCGTTGCAGATACATAAGCCCAATAAATACAAGATCGTGTCGATGGATATCCCCATATGTAAGGGTGACCTTATGTTTTGCGTGGATATCCTCGACGCCCTCACCAAGGACTTTTTCGCACGGAAGGGAAATCCAATCGAAGAGACGGGCGATTTAGGCGAGGTCCAGGCACGGCCCGACGAAGTCGGCTACGAGCCGGTCTCATCCACCCTGTGGCGGCAGCGCGAGGAATATTGCGCTCGTCTTATACAGAATGCCTGGAGGAAGCACAAGCAGCAACGGCTTGGCGGGCCGAGCGAGGAGAGCGACGATCCGGACACGGATCTGTGCGTACGGCAGACCAAGGTGCTGGTCGAGAGCGACGGTTACGTCACGAAGAACGGTCATCGCGTTGTCATACACAGCCGATCGCCGAGTGTCACTTCGAGAACCGCGGACGTCTGA